A genomic window from Salvia miltiorrhiza cultivar Shanhuang (shh) chromosome 5, IMPLAD_Smil_shh, whole genome shotgun sequence includes:
- the LOC130986461 gene encoding uncharacterized protein LOC130986461, which produces MGKRASLYFAVSLVAVSILLNSSFVLCHPRDPFKSILGEENMGSWKDQMLSSNGEAPGPANDVSTLVLAANRTKRPDILSKFHKYRGGWDIANKHYWASVGFTGAAAFSLAILWFISFGVALLVHYSCGWKINITGNEASWSLRICLLLLILFTSAAAIGCILLSVGQVDFHGEAMRTLNYVVNQSEYTVETLRNVTEYLSLAKTVSVAQIFLPSDVESDIDRLNVDLNSAANTLELKTNENSSKIRSVFSKVKSALITIAAVMLIVSILGLVLSIFGHQHVIHIFIISGWLLVAVTFILCGVFIILDNAIADTCLAMGEWVENPHAETALSNILPCVDQRTTNQTLYKSKQVINDISNMVNGFVGSVANSNPSPQAGSSYYNQSGPVIPPLCYPYDAQLQERICSAGELSVENASLVWQNYTCTVSSFGLCTSVGRLTPAMYTEVVAAVNVSYALEHYAPLLLNLQNCNFVRDAFRNITSSYCPPLEHYLRVVNAGLGLISVGVMLSLALWILYANRPQREEVFAKLSSRIRRGCRSGNGVNSAGTTPRRGV; this is translated from the exons GTGAAGAAAATATGGGGTCATGGAAGGATCAAATGTTGAGTTCTAATGGCGAAGCTCCGGGGCCTGCCAATGATGTGAGCACACTTGTATTGGCGGCGAACAGGACAAAGAGGCCTGACATTCTGTCCAAGTTCCATAAATACAGAGGTGGATGGGATATTGCCAACAAACATTACTGGGCT TCTGTTGGATTTACAGGCGCAGCAGCTTTTAGTCTTGCTATTTTATGGTTTATTTCTTTCGGAGTGGCTCTTCTGGTGCACTACTCGTGCGGATGGAAGATAAACATCACCGGCAATGAAGCAAGCTGGTCTCTGAGGATATGCCTTTTACTTCTTATTCTCTTTACCTCTGCTGCAGC CATTGGGTGTATTCTGCTTTCTGTGGGGCAAGTTGACTTTCATGGGGAAGCAATGCGTACTCTTAATTACGTTGTAAATCAATCAGAGTACACCGTGGAGACACTTAGAAACGTCACTGAATACTTATCACTGGCAAAAACTGTCAGTGTGGCCCAGATATTCCTTCCATCAGATGTCGAGAGTGATATTGATCGATTGAATGTAGACTTAAATTCTGCAGCAAATACATTGGAGCTGAAGACTAATGAAAACTCAAGCAAAATACGTTCAGTCTTCAGCAAAGT GAAGTCTGCGCTGATCACCATTGCGGCAGTGATGCTTATTGTATCTATTTTAGGTCTTG TATTGTCTATCTTCGGCCATCAGCACGTGATACACAT ATTCATTATCAGTGGATGGCTACTTGTTGCTGTTACTTTCATCCTCTGTGGGGTTTTCATTATTCTGGACAA CGCGATTGCTGACACGTGTTTGGCCATGGGAGAATGGGTCGAGAATCCTCATGCAGAAACTGCCCTCAGCAACATCTTGCCTTGCGTGGACCAGAGAACCACAAATCAAACCCTTTACAAGAGCAAACAAGTTATCAATGATATTTCAAATATGGTGAATGGATTCGTGGGCTCGGTTGCCAACTCGAACCCTTCTCCCCAGGCTGGTTCGAGTTACTACAACCAATCTGGTCCAGTCATACCTCCTCTGTGCTACCCCTACGACGCCCAGCTACAGGAACGGATATGTTCAGCCGGAGAACTCTCCGTGGAAAATGCTTCCTTG GTCTGGCAGAACTACACTTGCACGGTATCTTCGTTCGGCCTCTGCACCAGTGTCGGGAGGCTGACTCCAGCCATGTACACGGAGGTGGTGGCCGCAGTGAACGTGAGCTACGCCCTTGAGCACTATGCTCCGCTTCTGCTGAATCTTCAAAACTGCAACTTTGTGCGCGACGCCTTTCGCAACATCACCTCGAGCTACTGCCCCCCTCTCGAGCACTATCTCCGTGTTGTGAATGCGGGGCTGGGGCTGATCTCAGTCGGCGTGATGCTCAGCCTCGCTCTGTGGATACTCTACGCGAACCGCCCCCAAAGGGAGGAGGTGTTTGCCAAGTTATCTTCACGAATACGGCGTGGCTGCAGAAGCGGGAATGGCGTAAATTCTGCCGGCACGACGCCGCGGCGTGgagtttaa